The Archocentrus centrarchus isolate MPI-CPG fArcCen1 chromosome 12, fArcCen1, whole genome shotgun sequence nucleotide sequence ATAACACAGTTGAAAATAACAGCAAATGATTAGCTAAAAGCAGATATATTTACCGGCTCCAAGCTGAGATGGCACTGTAGAGGGCGGATGTAAATTATAGAGTGGTGAATCATAGTGCTTGGTTCCTTCAGATATTGCACACTGTACCCTTCATTTGGGCACTGTATAACAGAGAGCTGGCGGCTCCTTGTGTTACCAGAGCTTTTGAGCAACTCATAGCCACCTGCAGTCCTCAACTTTGGAAAGATTTGATAAAGACAATCTGTTAATTCCTCACAGCTGTGAAAGTcacctgaaaaataaacacacaatagaCACACAATATTAAGAAATACCACTTTACCACCAAACTCTGTTATCACTGGAGTCTTTGAATTCcactgaaaacaagaagaacaaatgttatctctgttttaattttaaaatacgtggcttaagaaagagaaaacacatttcagtGGAAGTGCACAGCTACACTGTGCTGctctaaaaaaaacagacaacaagcagtaaattttcaaaataattcagaaagAGCTTCAGAAGGTTTTCACCAAAATTTTCCTAAAAATTATTCTATGTGTTACCATACAGTCTTGCTTTTTGGAGAGACAGAACCAGGACGTTGTTACACTATAAACATTACATTatggaaatacaatattttttctACTGTCTTAGAGCAGCAAAATAGTTCAAGCAACAATAACGTAGATAACATACCTCGGAAACATATGCGCCGCTCACCTAGTCCTGCCCTTTGGAGACATTCCTTCTCTGGTCGCCTCGGAACAACTGTTGAATCTTTTCGCCCAAGGCaacaaaaaatgtgtgtatatgtggcgAGGCTGACAGTTGCATTGCTGCGTCTTTGATGCCTTCTACTTGATCTGCTTGTAAACAGTCTTGACACCTCAACTGGGGATGGAAATAGTGAAATGTACCTAGCACCACAGTTGCATGTCTTCTCAagaaataattttcagcataTATATTAGCTTACCATCAACAGGATGTCGTCCTGCAACATTTGACATTCCAGGTGTTGTTGACACTGTGAATATATTGACATATATGTACAAGAGTAGAAATGTGTAAACTCTTACAAGTATTTGAATGTGTATCTTTAAGCTACCCAACCCTGCAATAAAAGATTACATGGACATGGGTTAAAATGCATCAGATTCTGAATTATAAGATCTCTGTTCACCATCAGTGAATGATTTATCTTGTCAAAGCTACAAATGCACAAATTATACTTATATACAAGGCTACATTCACCTTGCAAGTGttaaagctcatt carries:
- the LOC115789782 gene encoding uncharacterized protein LOC115789782, yielding MCRSIVHAWVFDFCFNNQRIVMEGAERRSVSDLLREAANRLDELKRASAGSTPQARGPTITPRINTMSTTPGMSNVAGRHPVDVEVSRLFTSRSSRRHQRRSNATVSLATYTHIFCCLGRKDSTVVPRRPEKECLQRAGLGERRICFRGDFHSCEELTDCLYQIFPKLRTAGGYELLKSSGNTRSRQLSVIQCPNEGYSVQYLKEPSTMIHHSIIYIRPLQCHLSLEPVNISAFS